The DNA segment CTTGCTCCCTGTATAGAAGTAGCTGTTAGATTAACAGAATTTCCTGAACACACTGGGCTATTATTTGATGCAGAAATTGGGCCTGGAATTGCGTTTATAGTTACTGTTGTAGTAGCAATACTGCTGGTACAGCCATTTGCGATAGCTACAACCGAATAAGTACCTGCATTCAAAGAGGTTGTTCCATTTATTGTTGGGTTTTGAGCAGAACTTGTAAAGCCGTTAGGGCCCGTCCAACTATAATTTGCGCCGGGTACAGCAGAAGCTGTTAAATTAAGATTTCCACCTTCACATATCGGTGAATTTGATGCAGCATTCGGTGCAGCAGGAACTGCATTGATAACCACATTCGTAGTAGCAACAGAACTGGTGCAACCATTAGCTATCGCAACAAGACTATAAGTCCCTGTGTTAGATGCCGTTACATTGGAAATAGTCGGATTCTGAAGGTTTGAACTAAATCCGTTAGGACCCGTCCAGCTATAACTTGCTCCCGCTACCGCACTCGACGTTAAATTTAACGTAGAACCAACGCATAACGGGCTATTATTCCCAGCCGTAGGTGCTGTCGGTGCCGGATTGATAACAACCACAGTAGAAGATACTGCACTTGTACAGCCGGCTGCAACAGTTACTACATTGTAAGTACCTCCGTTTGCAAGTGTAACCCCGCCAATGGTAGGATTCTGTTGGTTTGAACTAAAGCCGTTCGGACCTGACCAACTATAACTTGCTCCCGAAACAGCCGTAGCCGTTAAATTCAACGTCTGACCCTCACATAACGGACCATTATTGGACGCAGAAGCCGGATTCGGCACAGGATTTATCGTAACATTAACACTTCCAACCAAACTGGTACAGCCGCTCGCTATCGCAACAACTGTATAGCTGCCGTTATTGGCTGTCGTAGCATTAGAAATAGTCGGATTCTGAAGATTTGAACTATATCCATTCGGGCCTGACCACAGATAATTTGCTCCGGAAACAGTAGAAGCCGTCAAATTCAGTGTTTGTCCTTCGCAAATCGGTGAATTACTACCCGCAACCGGCGCAGTCGGCTTCGGATTAACAACTACCGTAACACTCGCTACGCTACTGGTACAGCCGTTAGCTATCGCCACCACATTGTAAGTACCTGAATTAGCTGTCGTAGATACCGCTATCGTAGGATTCTGACTCGTAGAAGAAAAAGCAGGGCCAGTCCAGCTATAAGTCGCTCCAGGAATCGTTGTCGCTGTCAAATTAAGTGAAGAACCTTCGCAAATCGGCGAATTACTGCCCGCAACAGGGGTAGTCGGTACCGCATTTATCGTTACTACGGTTGTAGCTACTGATGAAGTACATCCTGTAATTATCGCTATAACTGAATATGTTCCCGCGTCAGCCGAAGTTACACCCGAAATAGACGGATTCTGTAACGTAGAAGTAAAGCCATTCGGACCCGTCCAATTATATGTTGCACCCGCAACAGATGAAGCCGTTAAGTTTAACGTAGAACCGACACAAAGTGGTGAATTACTGCTCGCGGTAGGAGATGTAGGAATAGGACTAACAACCACATTCGTAGTAGCAACAGAACTGGTGCAACCATTAGCTATCGCAACAAGACTATAAGTCCCTGTGTTAGATGCCGTTACATTGGAAATAGTCGGATTCTGAAGGTTTGAACTAAATCCGTTAGGACCCGTCCAGCTATAACTTGCTCCCGCTACCGNNNNNNNNNNNNNNNNNNNNNNNNNNNNNNNNNNNNNNNNNNNNNNNNNNNNNNNNNNNNNNNNNNNNNNNNNNNNNNNNNNNNNNNNNNNNNNNNNNNNNNNNNNNNNNNNNNNNNNNNNNNNNNNNNNNNNNNNNNNNNNNNNNNNNNNNNNNNNNNNNNNNNNNNNNNNNNNNNNNNNNNNNNNNNNNNNNNNNNNNNNNNNNNNNNNNNNNNNNNNNNNNNNNNNNNNNNNNNNNNNNNNNNNNNNNNNNNNNNNNNNNNNNNNNNNNNNNNNNNNNNNNNNNNNNNNNNNNNNNNNNNNNNNNNNNNNNNNNNNNNNNNNNNNNNNNNNNNNNNNNNNNNNNNNNNNNNNNNNNNNNNNNNNNNNNNNNNNNNNNNNNNNNNNNNNNNNNNNNNNNNNNNNNNNNNNNNNNNNNNNNNNNNNNNNNNNNNNNNNNNNNNNNNNNNNNNNNNNNNNNNNNNNNNNNNNNNNNNNNNNNNNNNNNNNNNNNNNNNNNNNNNNNNNNNNNNNNNNNNNNNNNNNNNNNNNNNNNNNNNNNNNNNNNNNNNNNNNNNNNNNNNNNNNNNNNNNNNNNNNNNNNNNNNNNNNNNNNNNNNNNNNNNNNNNNNNNNNNNNNNNNNNNNNNNNNNNNNNNNNNNNNNNNNNNNNNNNNNNNNNNNNNNNNNNNNNNNNNNNNNNNNNNNNNNNNNNNNNNNNNNNNNNNNNNNNNNNNNNNNNNNNNNNNNNNNNNNNNNNNNNNNNNNNNNNNNNNNNNNNNNNNNNNNNNNNNNNNNNNNNNNNNNNNNNNNNNNNNNNNNNNNNNNNNNNNNNNNNNNNNNNNNNNNNNNNNNNNNNNNNNNNNNNNNNNNNNNNNNNNNNNNNNNNNNNNNNNNNNNNNNNNNNNNNNNNNNNNNNNNNNNNNNNNNNNNNNNNNNNNNNNNNNNNNNNNNNNNNNNNNNNNNNNNNNNNNNNNNNNNNNNNNNNNNNNNNNNNNNNNNNNNNNNNNNNNNNNNNNNNNNNNNNNNNNNNNNNNNNNNNNNNNNNNNNNNNNNNNNNNNNNNNNNNNNNNNNNNNNNNNNNNNNNNNNNNNNNNNNNNNNNNNNNNNNNNNNNNNNNNNNNNNNNNNNNNNNNNNNNNNNNNNNNNNNNNNNNNNNNNNNNNNNNNNNNNNNNNNAGGTTTGAACTAAATCCGTTAGGACCCGTCCAGCTATAACTTGCTCCCGCTACCGTACTCGACGTTAAATTTAACGTAGCTCCTATACACAAAGGACTGTTGTTTCCGGCTGTCGGGGTAGTCGGTGCCGGATTTACTGAAATTGTAACCTTATTAGAAGTATCGCTTAAGCAGCTTAAATTAGAATGAGCTATTACAGAAACCACACTTCCGTTAGTTAAAGCAGTTGTTGAATAGGTTGTTGAAGCTGATGATTGAACAACTGTTCCATTCACGATAAAGTCATAAGTAGAAATAGTTGCTGAGGACGTATTAGTAGCCGTAAAGGTAACTTGGTCTCCCACGCAGATTGTCGTTGTAGAGGCAGACAAAGAAACTGCCGGCTTGGGGTTTACTGTTACAGTAGCTTGGGCCGGAGTTTGGCTTTTACAATCATCAAAGGCGGCTACTAAGTAATAGGTTTGAGTTGATGAAGGAGATACACGAATAGAGTCAGTTGTGGCAAAAATAGCTCCACCGCTGGTTAAACTCCATTCATATTGGCCGGGTTTCCCCCCTCCTCCTACCAGCGTAATGCTATCTCCGGCGCATATAGCACCTGCACCAGAAATAGTCGGTATGGGCTGAGGTAGTACTGAAATTAATATCGAGTCTAACTCTCCTGGGCAATTTGTTGGTGCTGGGCCGGTTACGCGAACATAATAAAAATTCGTAGCAGTAGGTGTAAACGAGGCCGGATTTGCCGTAGAGCTAAAGCCACCCGGACCTGTCCATAAGAAAGTAGAACCGGGAGCAGAGGCATGAGCCGTTAAAGTTACAACCTGTCCCATACCTGCACACACAACCGGATTACCGGTTATTGAATCAACTTGAGGTATCGGGAAAATTGTAATCGTGGTAGAAGCCTGCGGTAACGGGCAACCCTTATCTGTAACTACGTTTAAGGTAACTGTTGTCGTTGATGTTGGATTTAGGGTTACGGTAGGTGTTAAATCACCGGTACTCCATGAGTAGCTAAAGGTAGTCGGTAGTGTTGGAACCGATAGCACGATAGATGCTCCATTACAAATCGGTGAAACTGGGGTCTGAACTATGACCGGCGGAACCGAATTGTCTATTACGTGAACATTGTAGCTTACGGAGTCTTTGGTTGCGCAGCAAATTGAGGTTACAATAGAACGCACAATATAATCTCCCGAAGTAGTAAAATTATATGATAGACTATCATTTGTTCCGGTAGCAATAATGGTATTTGAAGGTAAGCTAATTATTTTCCATTCATACGAAACTCCGGTTCTAATTCCGGAAACATACAAGCCGGTTGTATTGGGGCAAATGGTATCATGAACGCTGATGATTGTAGGATTTAAGGTGGTGGGAGTTGTTGCAATATCAACAAAATCTGTATAATTATCTGTAACCGAAGTTGTACTGGTAGTTTTGGTTTCATCGGCAAAGTCAATTGCCCAAAAGCGAAGGATTCCTGTATCTGCCCCACTATCATCAAATACTTTTAATGACCATGTTCCATTTGGGTTTGAGCCATTTAGGGCAGAAAAGGTTGATATGTTTGGGGTAATGCCGTTTTCAGTGCCAAGACCTCCTTCCGGACGTAAATAGCCTCTAAATGGTGCGGTATAGGCTATTATATTTATAGTTGCTGCGTCTGTAAAACGAGTACCACCGTAATCGTCATCTGAACCACCATTATCCGTAGATAGTCTTAGTGTACTTCCATTAGGGGCTGTTAAGTATAAATCTACGTCGGCATCCCAAGTATGGGTTAAATCTAAGTGAACGACCATATTTTGGGCATTAGAAAGCGTGGTAGGCATACCGGAAACTGTAATGTTGCTTGTAACACCTGCATTTGGGCTTCCGTCCGGAATAGCATAATCTGTTGCGTTTATGTAACCGCCGAAGCTAATTTCCCACCAAAGCACAGAGCCAACGTCTCCGGATGCGTCATCATAAGCGAGTAATTTCCATACTCCATTTGCAGGAGAGCCGCCAAGGGCAGCAAAGTTAGAAATTGTGGGTACAATTCCTGCGCTACCAACTGTTAATGATCCGTCTGGTCTGAAATCTATAGAGGTACTTGGTGGAGCCGGTGGCATAGCAGCTCCCGCAGCATCCGTCCAAACAGTACCATTAAAGCCAGACCACATACCTGCTCCGGCTCCGCCTTTGTTTTCAACTAATTTCAAGATTTTTCCGTTTGGTGCCTGTAAGTAGAGTTCAACATCTCCTATATATGTATGGTTAATTTGAGCGTTAATAAAAACACCCGCTGCTGGAACATTACCGCCATTATCAGTATAACCGGAAACAGTTAAATTAGTGGTTGATAAAGCATTATCATTGATAGGTACTGCTGCTGCGTTATCGCTTGAAAACCACTTTATAGGATATGGTTGTGTAGTAGTTCTCGTTCCATTTCCGAGCGAAAGAGATTTACGCCCTACTGAAGAGTACTGGGTAGTAATAGGAGTGCTGGTTACATTTGGATTGGCCGGGCTGGCATCTATTCCTAAAGATAACCAAGATGGAGAAGCGTTATTGGTTGTTAAAGTTTGATTTCGGACTGTACAGTTAATATTGGTGGTCGTAACCAATTGTTGTTGGTCTAATTGAAGGTTGGTATGGGGTAATGTAGTGAGGGTTACGCCGACCAGATCTACTTTTAGTCCGGTGCTTCCGCCTTGTGCGTTACCGCCGTTGCCGCTGTTGCCGCCGCGTCCGCCATTACCGCCGTTGCCGCCGCGCCCGCCGTCACAAGGGGTTCCGCCAGTTCCACCGATTCCACCGGGCTGGCCTGCACCGCCTGCACCGCCTACTGCAGATGCCCCAGCAGTTGCAAATAAGTTACAGTCAATAACATTTGCGCCTGCGCCGCTGCTAACTGAGAATATTGCGAAAGCTCCGCCGCCTGATGTTGCGCCCTGTCCGGCTGTCAATGCTTTTTTACCTCCGGCACCGCCGCCGCCGCCGCCGGATCCCGGATCAGTAGTCGAAAAGATTAAACAGCTACTTATCTCGCCGCCGCCGCCGCCACCACCACCGCCGCCGATACCGTCAGAAACGGCATCAGCCCCTGGCAAACCATTTGAGCCCGGCATAAAATAGCCCGCAGCATAAGTAGGAGAAAGGCCATTAGCACCATCAGCACCGTCAATACCATTGCTTCCGGTAACGCCATTTTTGCCTCTGGCACCATTTCCACAGGTGTTTGTAGAGCATCCACCGGGGTCTCCGCAGCCTATGTTTCCGTCACAGGCTACATTCCCGCCTTGGCCTCCGGCACCGGGCTGGAGAGTTCCTACAATACCGCCGCCGCCGCCGGAAACACCATTTGATCCCATATTATTTCCGCTAGCACCACCCATACCGCCATTGCCGCCATTAGCACCAACAGCACCACCGGCACCACCCGTGCCTGCGGTTCTGCCTTGATTCTGGCCGTTAGTGCCATTCATTGCAGCAATTGCAGAACCGCCGCTAGTACCTACAGTACCGCTAACGCCATCTGCACCCTTTCCGGCATCAACCCAGCATCGGACAATATTATAGCTTGAGCAGCCACTTCCTAAATAGATTCCATAGTTGGTTATACGAGTTCCCGCAGTGTGGTTATTAGGCATCTCGATTCTTATATCTTGAATCCTGAAATATTGAGATCCTGATGTTACGGATATGGCAGTTACTCGTGGGTTATTAGAGTTTCCTACCGAGGCAGCCGGGCTACCCGGATCTAAGGCGGTAGAACGGATAATGCGGGTACCCCGATTGGGAAATGCTCCTGCAGTAGCCATAGAACTTGTTTTGGTTAGAAAATCGGTACTAAACCCACCTTCTAACGTTGTGTAGCTTCCCATTACCAAGGGAGCTGATATATTATAATCTCCTACAGCTACTTTGATTGTAACGTTACTACATTGTGCCCGTTGCAATGCGGCCACCAAAGTAGTGGGGTTTGAAGGGCTTAAGCCATCTCCTGTACCGGTTGTCGTTACGTAAATATTATTACAAGCAGGCGGAGGATTGCCTGAAACGGTTACTAATTTGGTAACTGCTGATGCGGAGGGACAGCCATTAGAAACGTCTGAAACCGTAACGGTATAAGTACCGGGGCCTAAGTTTACCACAGGGGTAGTTTGCCCGCCGGGTGCCCATGAATATGTACACGTTGCGCAAGGGCTTGAACCCAACAGTGCTGATGCAGTTACGGTCATTGTGCCCGCACCGCAAACAACGGCACTATCTGGATTTACGATAACTGATACACCGGGATAAACGACAACCAAATGTGTGTCTGCCCTGACACAAGCTCCTATGGTTACTTCTACTCGATAAGTTGTAGTAACAACGGGGCTTACTGTAATGGTGCGGGTTGTTTGGCCATTATTCCATAGATAGGTGCCTCCTGCCGGATCTGCTGTTAATGTTACCGAACCTCCGGTACAAGTTGTAGAGTTTCCCGTAATAATTGCATCTGCAACAAGCGTAAATGGCTCAGAAGCAGCAAGTATTCCGTTATTGCAAACATCCAAAATAGAGCCTGCTGCAATATTTAACGTATAAAGGCCAGGTGTTAAGATACCTACATTCAGGTTCAATGTGATTGAGTTAGAAAATGCAGATGTACAGCCGGATATGCTGGAAACGGAAATAGGCGAAGGTCCTGTAAATGAAAAATCTGCCGGAGAAACGGTAGAACAATTGATATTTTCGGAAAACCTTAATGTAATTGAGCGAGAATTACAGGAAACATTAACGGGAGATAGCAAGGTAGGGGGGGTAACGTCTGCAATTGATACGCCACCAAATGTGAGGGAATAACCGGTGCTGTTTCCGGTATAGTTATTAATCATCAGGACGTATGTTTGTCCTGCTGTAACCTGAACGCCGGGCATATATGGGCTTCCCGAAGCATCCACAGAAATACTTGCTGCGCTGGTATTTCCGGAGTTTTGTAAGCCGGTATTTCCATATTGAGCGGAATAGTTGCATCTAACCGGAGTTAGAGAAGGAATAGAGGAGCAACTTGTTCCGGTTATATTGTACATAATAAAGTCATAATCTTGCTGGGTATTAAGCATAAAAGTAAATACCCCAGATGATTGAGTAGTAAAAATATACCACGTTGAGTTTGTTTCTCCGCTTAATAGACACGTAGTACTAGGAGATACATCTACCGTAGAACCGTATCCTTGATAAGAGTTGGGCTGTGTATAAGAGTTTGAGCATACCGGAGTTGCGTTCGCACAATCCTGTTCCGGGCCGGTAACGTAGGCTGCATTTCCTTGTCCTTGCCTAAGTAACTGATACGCAGCATTAGGGTTCACGTTGTATAGGTCAAGAAACTGCTGAGTCCGAAGGTTCTTTTCTTGAACACGTTGCAGAAATACCGGATCGTTTGGGTCAAACGAATAATTCTGAGCAAGGGCTACCTGCCCAAGCATCAAAAATAGTATAAAATACGCAAATACTCTCTTAAACATACTTATTTCTAATTATTTAAACTTTGGATAGGGTTTTCCCAAAATTTCCCAAAGATTGGGAACTTTTTTTGAATTACAAAATGTGAATTTTACTAAACGCAACAAGTATTGTTTTTTTGGTTAAGAAATATCGTTTAACGGTAAAAGGCTTTTTGAATAATTTTCTTTATGGAAACGGTCTATTCCACATCTTTTAGGTTAAAGTTTTGATTTCTGGGCTAAAAAAGTAGCTATTTGTTTCGTTTTTAGTTAGAATCATGTTATTTTAATTTGTTAGCTGCTTCTTGGATTGTTGTTTGATAATTGGTGTTTGGTGTCTTTCGGTCGCTACGCATGATGATGTCATCGTGCCAAACTTCTATCCATGAGGCGTTACTTTCTATGCCGATATTGAGGCAGGCATTTAAACTTTGGACTATTTTTTTTCCTTTCCATGTGTCATTTCTTTGGGCTGATTGGGCCATCTGAAAGCTGATTGGGTGGCCGGCTTCATAATATCTACGTAGTAGTGCTCTGATTTTTACGGCTGCTCCACCTGTTAAAAACCATGTATCGTTTAAGAAAACGCATTGTACTGTAATATTTGGGTAGTTTTTTTCAATTAGATAATTTATGATTTTAGTAGCTAAGGTTACATCGTTAGTTGCTGGTTTTTCCGGCCCAATCACAAGATAAAGGGGATGACCTTGAAACTGATTTACATAAAATTCTATCATCATTTTCCATGCCTGAAAGAGTATTTCTGGGGAGTATCCATTTTGCTTAAATTCCTCCCATTCAAGGGGTTTCGTGATTTGCAAGCCACAAGAGAGGTCTCGCATTGTGGGGCCGGATATAGCAACTGCCCCTAAACCCGGATGGTTTTTATACCGATTTGCTATTTGAACTACCGCTTTTTTCCATAAATTTAGATATACAGAGTCCCAAGGAATGGGTGAGCGTTGGGGTTCTGTTGGCTTTTTGAAATAACGCTGTTCATCTTCGGTATAGTTTTTAGTCCAGTTAATTACCTTAATTCCCCTAGCAATAGCCCATTCTGGGGTAAAATCCCCCAAAAAATAGCCTACGTTAATCACTTTCTTGTTTAGAGCAGCCCAGTCTAAGAGAGAGTCAATATTTGAAAAGTGAAAATTCTGTTCAGTTGGTTCAATATCTCGCCAGCCCCAGTATGCAGTCATGCCGGATATATATGGTAAAGTTAAAGATGCTGACTTAGGGAAATTTGGCCCATAAGCAAAAGAATAAATTCCTTTTACTGTTTGGTTTTGAGTAGTTTGTCCAAAACAAATTATGGATAGACAGAAGTAAAATAAAGTGATGGTTTTGACTAAGAGGCGTTTCATTACAAAAGTTTCTGAATTACAAATTTAGCTGTTTTTAAAAATGTTTGCTATTAGTTTTAGCATATTGCAAGCAATTCCTAACCACAAAAAGAGATACGGGAAACAAGGTATTGTAGCAACAACTTTACTTAATATTTATTGCTTATACACCTTAAAGTACAAGCAAAGATTTAGACCAACCAATAAAAATTTAGCCTAAGTTCGGATTAGGTTGTTAATTTGCGGGGCTTTTAGGATATTGTGTGAATATACTTTGGCGAGTTATATTAATCTATTTAATTGGGCTATTCTTTACAGAATTAGCTATTGGGCAGCAGTTTGTGCCGTTGTCTCAATATCAGATTCTGCATTGGACAACCGAAAATGGCTTGCCGCAGCAATCTGTACACACAATTACCCAATCTACGGAAGGATATTTATACTTTGGAACCCAAGAAGGCTTGGTTCGTTTTGATGGTATCCGCTTTAAAGTATATGACAACACCAATACCCCTGAGCTACAAACTCATTTTTTGAGCAGTTTAACCCATATTCATGATGGTGATATTTGGATGGGTTCACACTTAGGGGGATTATACCGCTTGAGGTCAGACAAAAAAAGGCTAGAACAAATCAATGAATTTCCCTCCGATGCTTCTATCAATGTAGTTTGGGAAGATTATGATCAACGTATTTGGGTAGGAACAGAAAAGGGATTGTATCGTTTACAGGGACTTACTTGGAATAAGATTTCACCTTCTGCACAAGTAGAACCCATTATTTTTGATTTAACTTACACAGAAAAAGGACTTTATGTTGCTACTGACATTGGATTATTTTTGCTTAATAACGATAATTGGACAGAAATCACATTACCCGGCCTTAGAAGTTCTCAAGTACGCTCATTAGCAAGTGGCAAAGATTCTTCTTTATGGATAGGGACTTTTGGAAGCGGCTTATATCGCATAAAAAATAACGAAATAACCCGTGTTGGGAGTGCTTATAGCCTGTATAGCAGTGATATAACAGTAGTTCGTGCAGATAGAAAAGGAGCTATTTGGATAGGAACATGGGGAGAAGGGTTATATCGCTATACAACTCATACTGAACGTATTACCCAAGAAACAGGCCTTGCATCTGATGTTATTTTATCTTTATTTTGTGATTTTGAGGATAATATTTGGGTTGGCACAAGTGGTGGAGGGCTGAATAAACTTTATCGGGGTTCACTGCTTACCTATGGCCCGCCGGAAGGGTTACCGGCTACCAATATTAAAGCTATTTATGAAGACCACGCCGGAGACCTCTGCATCGGTACACGTGAAGGCGGATGGTTCAAAATGCGTAACCAAACCGTTATTGAACACCACCACCCAAATAACGGCTTCCCATCCAAATATGTATTTGCCATTACCCAAGATAAAAATGAAAATTACTGGATTGGAACTGATGACAAAGGACTAATCCGTTATAAATCCGGAAAAGCATATCAATTTACCATTAAAGACGGTATTTCTGCCAAAACTATTCGGGCGTTATACACTGATAATCAGGATAGAATTTGGGTTGGTACTGACGGGCAGGGGATTTTTATTTATCAAAACGGAAAATTCACCCAATACACACAGCAAAATGGCTTACCCTCTAACGTAGTTCGAGCTTTTTTGCCCTTAGCAGACGGCAGTATGCTTATTGGAACCAGTATGGGAATCGCATCTTGGAATAAAAACGTTATATCTATCCCAGAATACGCACATAAACACTTTGACGGTCGCTATATTTTATCCCTATTTCAAGATAGCTTGCAAAATATTTGGGTTGGAACATGGGGAAATGGAATATTTCAAATAGCTGATAAAAAAGTTTTTAACTATAATATAGAAGCCGGAATCGGCGATAATGTAGTCATTCGTATTTTGGCAGATAAAAAAGGCTATCTCTGGCTCAGTACAAATAAGGGAATTTATCGAATCTCAAACAGATCATTAGAAGCATATAAATCTGGAAAAGCCAAAAAGCTAAAAGTAAAATACTTCGGAACCTACGAAGGTATGCGCAGTAATGAATGTAATAGCGGATACCCCGCCGGGATATTAGATAAAAATAACAATATCTGGTTCCCTACCCTAAAAGGAATTGTGAGGATAAATCCGGCAACCATAGTTCCAAACCCATTTCCACCAAATGTACATATCGAAGACGTTTGGGTTGATGACCAATTTATACCCAAAACAGATCCCATTATTATTTCCCAAAAATCAAAAAAAATCGAAATTCATTACACTGCATTTGCTTACGGAAACCCCAATAAAGTTGAATTCAAATATCGTTTTGATAATATTGGAGAGGATTGGATAGGCGTAAAAGATAGACGTGAAATACTCTTTTCTAATTTAACGCCGGGCACATACATCCTAAGAATAGCAGCCTGCAATAGCGATGGCCTCTGGAATGAAGACGGAGACGTTATCACAATAGTTGTACCGCATTTTTTCTATCAAACCAAATGGTTTATAGCACTTTGTATCTTGCTATTCATTTTAGCCGGAATATTATATGCAAAATATAGCAGCCACCAAAATACCCTAAAACGTAAAGAACTTGAAGTATTGGTGCAAGATAGAACCGCTGACTTGGCCAAAGCACTGCAAGATTTAAAATTATTCCAAAAAACGATTGAAGCTGATAACTTACGAAAAACCAGAGAGTTAGAAGATGCACGCCGCTTTCAGTTTGCAATGCTTCCCAAAAAAATACCCAATCATCCCAACTTTGAACTCAATGTTTGGATGCAAACGGCTACCGAAGTAGGCGGTGATTATTACGATTTTAAAGAGCTACCTGATAATTCTTTTTGGTTTGCCTTAGGAGATGCTACCGGGCACGGCCTAAAATCCGGCTTTATGGTCGCAGCCGCAAAAGGATACCTACAAACAATCCGGCAAATCGAAAGCCCCGAGAAAATTTTACATGAACTCTCTGTCAATATTGCTGCGATGAGTTTGAGAGGAATGTATATCGGTATGATATTGGGATTTTGGAAAGACGGGAAACTAACCCTATCAGCCGGCGGTATGCCCCCAGTTTGGATTCTCCGAAAAGACGGAAACACCGAACAATTTGTCTTCAAAGCCTTATACTTAGGCTCTACCCTAAATAACCAATTCCCATATCAAACCATTGAGCT comes from the Bacteroidia bacterium genome and includes:
- a CDS encoding proprotein convertase P-domain-containing protein; the encoded protein is MFKRVFAYFILFLMLGQVALAQNYSFDPNDPVFLQRVQEKNLRTQQFLDLYNVNPNAAYQLLRQGQGNAAYVTGPEQDCANATPVCSNSYTQPNSYQGYGSTVDVSPSTTCLLSGETNSTWYIFTTQSSGVFTFMLNTQQDYDFIMYNITGTSCSSIPSLTPVRCNYSAQYGNTGLQNSGNTSAASISVDASGSPYMPGVQVTAGQTYVLMINNYTGNSTGYSLTFGGVSIADVTPPTLLSPVNVSCNSRSITLRFSENINCSTVSPADFSFTGPSPISVSSISGCTSAFSNSITLNLNVGILTPGLYTLNIAAGSILDVCNNGILAASEPFTLVADAIITGNSTTCTGGSVTLTADPAGGTYLWNNGQTTRTITVSPVVTTTYRVEVTIGACVRADTHLVVVYPGVSVIVNPDSAVVCGAGTMTVTASALLGSSPCATCTYSWAPGGQTTPVVNLGPGTYTVTVSDVSNGCPSASAVTKLVTVSGNPPPACNNIYVTTTGTGDGLSPSNPTTLVAALQRAQCSNVTIKVAVGDYNISAPLVMGSYTTLEGGFSTDFLTKTSSMATAGAFPNRGTRIIRSTALDPGSPAASVGNSNNPRVTAISVTSGSQYFRIQDIRIEMPNNHTAGTRITNYGIYLGSGCSSYNIVRCWVDAGKGADGVSGTVGTSGGSAIAAMNGTNGQNQGRTAGTGGAGGAVGANGGNGGMGGASGNNMGSNGVSGGGGGIVGTLQPGAGGQGGNVACDGNIGCGDPGGCSTNTCGNGARGKNGVTGSNGIDGADGANGLSPTYAAGYFMPGSNGLPGADAVSDGIGGGGGGGGGGEISSCLIFSTTDPGSGGGGGGAGGKKALTAGQGATSGGGAFAIFSVSSGAGANVIDCNLFATAGASAVGGAGGAGQPGGIGGTGGTPCDGGRGGNGGNGGRGGNSGNGGNAQGGSTGLKVDLVGVTLTTLPHTNLQLDQQQLVTTTNINCTVRNQTLTTNNASPSWLSLGIDASPANPNVTSTPITTQYSSVGRKSLSLGNGTRTTTQPYPIKWFSSDNAAAVPINDNALSTTNLTVSGYTDNGGNVPAAGVFINAQINHTYIGDVELYLQAPNGKILKLVENKGGAGAGMWSGFNGTVWTDAAGAAMPPAPPSTSIDFRPDGSLTVGSAGIVPTISNFAALGGSPANGVWKLLAYDDASGDVGSVLWWEISFGGYINATDYAIPDGSPNAGVTSNITVSGMPTTLSNAQNMVVHLDLTHTWDADVDLYLTAPNGSTLRLSTDNGGSDDDYGGTRFTDAATINIIAYTAPFRGYLRPEGGLGTENGITPNISTFSALNGSNPNGTWSLKVFDDSGADTGILRFWAIDFADETKTTSTTSVTDNYTDFVDIATTPTTLNPTIISVHDTICPNTTGLYVSGIRTGVSYEWKIISLPSNTIIATGTNDSLSYNFTTSGDYIVRSIVTSICCATKDSVSYNVHVIDNSVPPVIVQTPVSPICNGASIVLSVPTLPTTFSYSWSTGDLTPTVTLNPTSTTTVTLNVVTDKGCPLPQASTTITIFPIPQVDSITGNPVVCAGMGQVVTLTAHASAPGSTFLWTGPGGFSSTANPASFTPTATNFYYVRVTGPAPTNCPGELDSILISVLPQPIPTISGAGAICAGDSITLVGGGGKPGQYEWSLTSGGAIFATTDSIRVSPSSTQTYYLVAAFDDCKSQTPAQATVTVNPKPAVSLSASTTTICVGDQVTFTATNTSSATISTYDFIVNGTVVQSSASTTYSTTALTNGSVVSVIAHSNLSCLSDTSNKVTISVNPAPTTPTAGNNSPLCIGATLNLTSSTVAGASYSWTGPNGFSSNL
- a CDS encoding beta-galactosidase — its product is MKRLLVKTITLFYFCLSIICFGQTTQNQTVKGIYSFAYGPNFPKSASLTLPYISGMTAYWGWRDIEPTEQNFHFSNIDSLLDWAALNKKVINVGYFLGDFTPEWAIARGIKVINWTKNYTEDEQRYFKKPTEPQRSPIPWDSVYLNLWKKAVVQIANRYKNHPGLGAVAISGPTMRDLSCGLQITKPLEWEEFKQNGYSPEILFQAWKMMIEFYVNQFQGHPLYLVIGPEKPATNDVTLATKIINYLIEKNYPNITVQCVFLNDTWFLTGGAAVKIRALLRRYYEAGHPISFQMAQSAQRNDTWKGKKIVQSLNACLNIGIESNASWIEVWHDDIIMRSDRKTPNTNYQTTIQEAANKLK